GACCGTCTGCGGGACGGGGATCTCCTGGCCCACCCAGGAGGGGATCTCGCCGCCGGGGTCCTCGAGCGGGCTCACTCTGACCTTCTCCTCCTCCTCGTCGATCTCGACGATCCGCCAGAGCTTGCCACGCTGGATGAACGTCTCGCCGGGCGAGGCGAACGTGATGACGAACCGTTCGTCGAGCGTTCCGACCGCCCTCCCGGAGGCGACGTCGCGCACCTCGAACGTCGCCTCGTCGGGAATCATCGAGAGGTTCGCGTAGACGTACTGCCAGGTGCCGCCGGACTTCTCGATCGAGTCCTCTGCCTCGTCCAGCCAGACGATCCGGTTTCGCCCGAGTTCGCGCACCACCCCCCGGAACGTCTCCTTCTCGATCCCGGAGAAGGGCGCGGCGCGGGTGAGTACCTCGTAGGCGTAGATCGCACGGACCTCGCCCTCCGCCATCACCAGCCCGGCGATCTGGTTCGCGAGCGTGTCGAGACTCCCCTCGTGGATCTCGGCGTTCTCGACCTCGCCGTTCCGGGCGCCGTCGACGATCGCGACCGCCTCCAGCGCGTCGTCCGGGGTCGTCGCGATCACGGTCCCCACCGAGACCTCGCCCTCCCGGTGGCCCGCCCGGCCGACGCGTTGGAGCAGCCGCGAGACCTCCCGCGGGCTCGCGTACTGGACGACGTGGTCCACCCGACCCACGTCGATACCGAGCTCCATCGAGGAGGTACAGAGCAGCGCGTCGATCTCGCCGGCCTTGAACGCCTCCTCGGTCTCGATCCGCGCCTCCCGCGAGAGCGAGCCGTGATGCACCCCAATCTCGGTCCCTAACTCGGACTCGAGCAGCCTGAACCGGGAACCGAGCGCCTCCGCGGTCTGTCGGGTGTTGACGAATATCAGCGTCGAGGCGTTCTCGCGGACGATCTCGGCGATGGCTCGCACGTGACTCGCGAGTTCGGGATCGGTCGCGAGTTCGCCAGCCAGCCGTTCGTCCTCCTCCCCGACCTCGGGAGTGAGGACCGAAACGTCGATCCGGCTGCCGACGTCGACCTCGCAGATCGTACAGCCGCGGCCGCCGGTGAGGAACTCGCCCACCGACTCGGGATCGCCGACGGTCGCCGAGAGGCCGATTCGCTGGAACTCGCCCGCGAGCTCGACCAGGCGTTCGAGACCGACGGCGAGCTGTGCGCCGCGTTTCGACGCGGCCAGCTCGTGGACCTCGTCGACGACGACGTGCGAGACGTCGGTGAGCGCCCGCCGGAGCTTCGAGCCGGTGAACATCGCCTGGAGCGTCTCGGGCGTCGTGACGAGGACGTCCGGCGGATCCTCGGCCTGTTTCTGCCGCCGGTAGTTCGTCGTGTCGCCGTGACGGACGTCGATCTCGATGTCTAGTACAGAGCCCCACCACTCGAGGCGTTCGCGCATGTCGCGGTTGAGCGCTCGAAGTGGCGTGATGTAGAGCGCGCTGATCCCGAACGGGACCTCCTCCCGTTCGGCGATGGCGTCGAACACCGGCAGCATGGCCGTCTCGGTCTTCCCCGACCCGGTGGGGGCGATCACGAGCGCGTGTTCGCCCGCGGTGAGCGGTCCGAGCGCGATCCGCTGGGGTTCGGTGGGGGTCGAAAAGCCGCGATCCGAGAGCGCCGCCCGGATCGATGGGCCGAGCGTGGCGAAGGCGTCGACCCCGGTCCCCGCGCTCGCCGTCATTGTCGGTACGTGGGATCGGCGGACGAAAAGCGCGTTGCTTGCCGCCGTACGGACGGCTGGCGACCCGTCTCGTAGGTCCCCTGGCACCGACGACCGGTCAACGCGCCCGCACGAGAACGCACGCGCAGGCCCTGGGTTTAGCGTCCGGAGAGACCGAGAGCGAGGGAACCGAATGAAACGGGAAAAGCGCTCTCTCGACAAGTTCGTCGCCGAACACGACGGGAGCGACGGGGATGGAGCCACCTCGATCGAGGCGGCGATCGACGGCGAGTTCGTCGAGACCGACGAGACGACCGCACTCAGGGATCGGATCGACCGCTGGCTCTCGGTACCGCGTCCGGTCCACCTCGTCGGGCCGACCGGCTGTGGGAAGACCGCGCTCGCGCTCTCGGTCGCGACCGAACGCGACCGGCCGACCGTCTGGATCGACGGCGACGAGGGCCTCGACACCGCCTCGCTCGTCGGCACGCACGCCGGGAAAGAACAGTACACCGAACGGGACAACTACGTCTCGGGTGTGCTCAAGAAGAAGTCGATCGTCCGGGACCGCTGGGTGGACAACCCGCTCTCGGTGGCCGTGCGTTCGGGCGCGACGCTCGTCTACAACGAGTTCTCCCGTACCAAGCCCGCCGCCCACAACCCGCTGCTCTCCGTGCTCGAGGAGGGCGTCCTCGAACGAGCGGGCGTGACCGGCGAGGACCGACTGATCGAGGTCGACCCGGAGTTCCGCGTGATCTTCACCTCGAACTCCGCGGAGTACGCGGGCGTCCACCGGCCGCAGGACGCGCTGCTCGACCGGCTCGTCGGCATCCACCTCGACTACTACGGGCGGGAGACCGAACGGAAGATCGTCGGCAGCCGGGTTTCGGACCTCGACGACGAGACGATAGACCGGGTCGTCGACCTGATCCGCGACCTGCGCGAGGAGGTCGAGTTCCACGTCGGCACCCGGAGCGCGGTGATGCTCGCGGAGGGGCTTCGGATCTTCCCCGAGGACCGACCGATCGCGGAGACCTGTATCGAGGTGCTGGGGTCGAAGGCCGCGACGGCGGAGGAGGCCGCAGAGCTTCGGGAGACGATCGAGGGGCTCGTCGACTAGAGCCGATCGTAGGGGCCGAGTCGCGTTCCGTCGAGTAAGTACGCCTCGCCCCCGGCGAGCCCCTCGGGGAGGAACGGACAGAGGAACTCCGAGCCGACGTTCACCCACGTCCCGCCGACGAGGTCGTTGAACGCCGGGAGGACCACGAGATCCGGGTCCCTCCAGCGCTCGAGGTCGATCCGCTCCGCGAACGGTTCGTACCGGAGGTCCCCTCTGAGCCACGCCGGTTCGATCCGCCGCCCGCCGACCTCGTCGACGAGCCGGACGTGTGGGTGTTCGTGGCCGATGCAGAGCACCTCGCTCTCGAGGAGCTCCGTCGATGGCCAGCTGTGGCCGTGCGCGAAACCCACGTCCCCGAGACGAACCCCGTCGCCGTCGCTCACGTCGATCCGTCCCACGGAGCCGACCGCGGCGTGTTCGCGCGCGTCCTCGATCACCGTCTCGATCTCGCCGTCGTGGTTCCCCTTCACCACCGTGATCGGCACCGAGACGGACTCGAAGAGCACCTCGAGTTCGCCGCGTTCGGCGCCGCCCGGCCCGCCGATCGAGTGCATCAGGTCGCCGAGGACCACCAGTCGATCGGCGTCGGTTCCGGCGAGCAGGTCGAGCGTCCGCCTCCGACGTGACTCCGCTCGGCTGGGCACCTCGACGCCGCGCTCGTAGCGGAGCGCGGCCTCGTAGCCGGCGTGGTAGTCGGCGATCACCAGCGCGCGTTCGGTACCGAGGTCACAGGTCGCCGCGGGGTGGTTCGGGACCGGTTCGACCCGAGCCATTCAGATCGGCTTCAGGACGCCGTCCCGGGGCTCGTAACACCGCCCGCTCATCAGCGCGTCCGTGATCGCGTCCTCCACCGTCTCGGGTGTGACGCCGTGTTCCTCGGCGACGCGGGAGACGATCGCCTCCCGTTCGGCACCGTCGCCGTCGGAGAGCGCTCGCATCGCGTCCATCGCCTCGTTCTCGACGTTCACCGCCGCCTCGCTCTCGTCCCCGTCCCCCTCGTCGGGGCCGCCTCCGGTTTCCGTCGCCTCGTCGTCGTCCACCGCCGGCTCCGGTTCGGGCACGTCGATGTCCGCCTCGCCGGGGTCGTCCACCTCGCTCCCGGTCTCGAACTCGGTGCCGAACTCGGATTCGACTTCCTCGCGCTCTTCGTCGCTCATCTCGTACATCCCGACGTCCTCCGCCCCGCTCGGCTCGAAGTCGTCGAGGTCGTCGTCCGTATCGGGCACTTCGGCGGGCGTTTCCCCCGGATCCGTCGCCGGTTCGGACGGGTCCGAATCCACCTCCGCCTCCGTGGAGGTCTCCTCCCCGTCGCGTCCTACGGGGTCGTCGGTCCCCGCCGGTACGGACTCCGGTGCCACGTCGGTTCCCGCTCGCGCCGTCGAGTCGGTTCCGGTCGACTCCGTCACGGCACCTTCACCAGCCGACCATCCCGAAGGCTCCGCGGGTTCGGCGGCATCGCTCGGATCGGAGGTCTCCGCCTCGACCGTGTCCGGTTCGACCCGCTCCGGGGATGGGTCACCCGGCTCCCCGACCGGTTCCGGTTCGTCGGAGCCGCGTTCGGGGGCGGTGTCGGGCTCGGAGAGCTGGTCGGACACCTGCGTGACCTCCGACTCGGGAGCGGCCTCCGACGAGGCACCGTCGGACGGTGTGTCATCGGAGCCCTGTTCCGCTGGCGTCTCCGCACCACCGCTCACCTCGGAGACCGATCCGGGCTCGCCCGCGCTCTGGACGGGCGTGGCCGCATCCACCTCCGGCGACCGGAGTGCGCCGAGATCGACGGAACCACCCTCGTCCGGTGCGAGCGACGGTCTTTCGACCTCGTCCACCTCGCCGGCGACGAGCCGTGCGGCGTCGAGCGCCGCCTCGCGCATCGACGCGAGGTACGGGGGCGTCGTCCCGTAGTGGTCGTGAGCGAGCGCGAGACCCGCCGCCCGGGTGGTCTCCATCCCGTCGGCTTCGAGTGCCCGTCTCGCTTCCGCCGGGCTCCCCGCCGATTCGAGACGCTCGTACGCCTCCGCGAACGCGCTCACCCTCCCGATCGTGTGCTCGGCGGCCGCGACGGTCCACCGGTCCCTGGTCTCGGCGTCGACTTCCGTGACGCTCTCCGGGCGGATCGAGGTGTAGACCCGATCCGAGTCCTCCGGCGAGAACGTGTTCGCCTTCCCCGTGATCGCGACGAACATCGGTGGGGTGGC
This region of Halalkalicoccus sp. CGA53 genomic DNA includes:
- a CDS encoding DEAD/DEAH box helicase: MTASAGTGVDAFATLGPSIRAALSDRGFSTPTEPQRIALGPLTAGEHALVIAPTGSGKTETAMLPVFDAIAEREEVPFGISALYITPLRALNRDMRERLEWWGSVLDIEIDVRHGDTTNYRRQKQAEDPPDVLVTTPETLQAMFTGSKLRRALTDVSHVVVDEVHELAASKRGAQLAVGLERLVELAGEFQRIGLSATVGDPESVGEFLTGGRGCTICEVDVGSRIDVSVLTPEVGEEDERLAGELATDPELASHVRAIAEIVRENASTLIFVNTRQTAEALGSRFRLLESELGTEIGVHHGSLSREARIETEEAFKAGEIDALLCTSSMELGIDVGRVDHVVQYASPREVSRLLQRVGRAGHREGEVSVGTVIATTPDDALEAVAIVDGARNGEVENAEIHEGSLDTLANQIAGLVMAEGEVRAIYAYEVLTRAAPFSGIEKETFRGVVRELGRNRIVWLDEAEDSIEKSGGTWQYVYANLSMIPDEATFEVRDVASGRAVGTLDERFVITFASPGETFIQRGKLWRIVEIDEEEEKVRVSPLEDPGGEIPSWVGQEIPVPQTVAERVGSLRRIAAAQFEAGGELESVAHEFARRFPTDAHTMGEALAPVAEQVEGGYPVPTDDRIVVEGTGEEVVVNAAFGHTTNETLGRTLSALLGQRTGSSIGLDVDPYRITLTVPSGIDAWAVADELDGVDPEHVEAILELALKNSDSLGFRLSQIATKFGALADWRGRGSSQRISASRLIAALSDSPAYEEALRETFHEDLSVPDAVAVLRRLRAGEVGLERVGERTPIGLSGASTGTELLSPENADASVVETVRERLQGDRVLLACLACREWDRIQEVRRVTEQPECPRCGSTRIAALNPWAEEVVAAVRADEKDDEQEKQTQRAYRAASLVQGHGKKAVIALAARGVGPRNAARIINRHREDEDDFYRDILALEREYARTKAFWD
- the gvpN gene encoding gas vesicle protein GvpN is translated as MKREKRSLDKFVAEHDGSDGDGATSIEAAIDGEFVETDETTALRDRIDRWLSVPRPVHLVGPTGCGKTALALSVATERDRPTVWIDGDEGLDTASLVGTHAGKEQYTERDNYVSGVLKKKSIVRDRWVDNPLSVAVRSGATLVYNEFSRTKPAAHNPLLSVLEEGVLERAGVTGEDRLIEVDPEFRVIFTSNSAEYAGVHRPQDALLDRLVGIHLDYYGRETERKIVGSRVSDLDDETIDRVVDLIRDLREEVEFHVGTRSAVMLAEGLRIFPEDRPIAETCIEVLGSKAATAEEAAELRETIEGLVD
- a CDS encoding metallophosphoesterase — encoded protein: MARVEPVPNHPAATCDLGTERALVIADYHAGYEAALRYERGVEVPSRAESRRRRTLDLLAGTDADRLVVLGDLMHSIGGPGGAERGELEVLFESVSVPITVVKGNHDGEIETVIEDAREHAAVGSVGRIDVSDGDGVRLGDVGFAHGHSWPSTELLESEVLCIGHEHPHVRLVDEVGGRRIEPAWLRGDLRYEPFAERIDLERWRDPDLVVLPAFNDLVGGTWVNVGSEFLCPFLPEGLAGGEAYLLDGTRLGPYDRL